AAGCGAATTTTTATAAAAACAAGGAATCTCAAAGATTTCACCTTAGATTATGATAATGACCGACCTTATATCAAAATCTTAAATTTCAAGAAAGGGCAAAATCTTACAAAAAAGAAAAAGATCATTATAAAAGGATTAGATTTACAATCTGGCATAAAAAAATATGAAGCAAAACTCAACGGAAAATGGGTTATTGTAGACTATGATGCCAAAAGGAATCGTTTTTACCATTATTTTGAAAATAAGCCAAATGGAAAAAAACATCAGTTTAGTTTTCAAATAACCGACAATTGTGGCAATTCTAAAATCATAAAAACAGAATTTATCCGTTAGGGATTACTAGTTATGAAACACAGTTTTTTATTTTTCTTTTTGATTATTCTCTCTCAATCATTTGCTCAAACAGGAACATTGATAGGAACCATTACGGATAAAAACAATAAACCTATTTCGGAAACTCACGTAATTTCAGGAAAAGCAACGGCATTATCAAATGAATTAGGAAAATATGAATTAGAATTACCTGTGGGAACTCACAAGGTGTCATATTCTACAGTTTCTCATCATAAAAAGGAAGTCCTCGTAAGTATTTTTGCTAATCAGAATACGGCTCAACATATTGTGCTGGAAGAAAAAGTAGAAGGACTTGGAGAAGTAACAGTTACTGACCGATCAGAAAACCGTACCACCAATACTACAGAGGTAAAAGTGAAAGATATAAATAAAATATCAGGTGTAAACCAAGGCGTAGAAGGTATGATTCGTTCTATCTCGGCTTCTACCACTACCAATAATGAGTTGAGTTCTCAGTACTCTGTAAGAGGTGGAAATTTTGATGAAAATCTTATTTATGTAAATGGATTAGAAATCTACCGCCCATTTTTAGTACGTTCGGGTAAACAAGAAGGATTGAGTTTTATTAATTCTGATATGGTAGAAAGCATCCGATTTTCAGCGGGAGGTTTTGGAGCAGAATATGGGGATAAAATGGCTTCTGTTTTGGATATCACTTATCGCCGACCAGAAAAATTTGGACTACAAGGAAATATGAGTTTCCAAGGTGGAGGAATTACCATTGGGTCACCATTGAAAATAAAAGAAAATAAGCTTACCTTCTTGGGGAGTTTTAGATATAAAAATCCAGCTTTTATTCTTAAATCCTTAGATACACAAGGAGATTATAGACCTCAGTTTTTTGATGCGCAGGCTTATGTTCACTATGATCTGAATGCCGTTTCTAGTCTATCTTTTTTAGGAAATTATAGCAGAAACAATTATCAATTTATTCCCTCTACTCGTACTACAAGCTTTGGAACAGTACAGGATATCAAGCAGCTTCGTGTGGTTTTTGAAGGGCAAGAAATAGACGATTACGAAAGTGCAAATTTGGCTTTAAAATATCAAAGAAATATTGATGAAAACACGGAAATAAGTGCACAATACAGCCATTTTAGAACCGTTGAGCAAGAATTTTATGATATTGATGGTTATTATATTTTAGGGCAAGTAGATAATAATCCAGGTTCAGAAAATTTTGGTAATGTTTCAAATATCACTGGAGTAGGAGAGTATCTTAATCATGCAAGAAACAGGTTTTCGGCTCAAGTAAATAGAGTATCCTTAAATTTCAAAAAGGAAAACCCCGATGAAAAATCACAATGGAAAGCAGGGCTTTCGTTTCAAAATGATGCCATTAATGATCGATTGGATGAATGGCGATATATTGATTCGCTAGGTTTTAGTACCAATGGAGAAAATGATGCACTTGAGTTGGATAGAAAAGTATTTGCAAAAAACACCTTGAATTCTAACAGATTTTTTGGTTTTGCAAGCTATAAAACCCAATGGGAAAATGCAAAAAAAGAACATTGGACACTAAATGCAGGAATACGAGCAAATTATTGGGATTATAATCAAGAATTTTTTGTTTCCCCAAGGTTGCATATGAGTTATAAACCAAAAATGAAAAGGGATATGATTTTTAAATGGAGCTTAGGTTCCTATAATCAAAGTCCTTTTTATAGGGAACTTAGAGATTTAAAAGGGCAATTGAATCCTGATATTCGTTCTCAAAAATCGGTACAATCTACCTTGGCAAATGATTATGAGCTTACCCTTTTTGGAAGACCTTTTAAGATGACAACTGAGTTGTATTTTAAATATCTCTGGGATGTAATTCCTTACCAAATGGAGAATTTACTGATTAAATACTATGCGCACAACAATGCAGTAGGTTATAGTACTGGTTTAGAATGGAGGCTCAATGGCGAAATTGTAAAAGGCTCTGAATCTTTTGTGAGTTTAGCACTCATGAGAAATATGGAAGATGTAGAGGGCGATAATTTTGGTTTTATTCCCAAACCTACAGATCGTGCTTTAAGTGTGAGTATGTTTTATCAAGACCATTTGAATAAAAATGAAGATATTAGATTTAGTCTTGCCGCTTCTTATGCAACAGGTTTACCCTTTGGACCCAATGAATCTGAACGAAAGGAACAAATTTTGAGGATTCCATCATACAAAAGAGTAGATATTGGATTTTCTTACGCCTTGAAAAAACAAGACGAAATAAAGACCAGTTTTTTAAAACACTTTGATCAAGTTTGGTTTACTGTAGAGGTTTTTAACCTTT
The genomic region above belongs to Flavobacteriales bacterium and contains:
- a CDS encoding TonB-dependent receptor; translated protein: MKHSFLFFFLIILSQSFAQTGTLIGTITDKNNKPISETHVISGKATALSNELGKYELELPVGTHKVSYSTVSHHKKEVLVSIFANQNTAQHIVLEEKVEGLGEVTVTDRSENRTTNTTEVKVKDINKISGVNQGVEGMIRSISASTTTNNELSSQYSVRGGNFDENLIYVNGLEIYRPFLVRSGKQEGLSFINSDMVESIRFSAGGFGAEYGDKMASVLDITYRRPEKFGLQGNMSFQGGGITIGSPLKIKENKLTFLGSFRYKNPAFILKSLDTQGDYRPQFFDAQAYVHYDLNAVSSLSFLGNYSRNNYQFIPSTRTTSFGTVQDIKQLRVVFEGQEIDDYESANLALKYQRNIDENTEISAQYSHFRTVEQEFYDIDGYYILGQVDNNPGSENFGNVSNITGVGEYLNHARNRFSAQVNRVSLNFKKENPDEKSQWKAGLSFQNDAINDRLDEWRYIDSLGFSTNGENDALELDRKVFAKNTLNSNRFFGFASYKTQWENAKKEHWTLNAGIRANYWDYNQEFFVSPRLHMSYKPKMKRDMIFKWSLGSYNQSPFYRELRDLKGQLNPDIRSQKSVQSTLANDYELTLFGRPFKMTTELYFKYLWDVIPYQMENLLIKYYAHNNAVGYSTGLEWRLNGEIVKGSESFVSLALMRNMEDVEGDNFGFIPKPTDRALSVSMFYQDHLNKNEDIRFSLAASYATGLPFGPNESERKEQILRIPSYKRVDIGFSYALKKQDEIKTSFLKHFDQVWFTVEVFNLLAINNTQSYLWIKDAKQQEFAVPNYLTGRLLNLKLNFEL